In one Corallococcus sp. EGB genomic region, the following are encoded:
- a CDS encoding DUF2378 family protein, producing the protein MSPQDEVVFGHTVEGLLVALEGHLDAPLRAKLKDAGLDVDRKRTPAYPKMQWYQWLRISAEALFPGVPIGQAHWQLGERFIDAYFSTSMGRALQAVLKILGPARTLERTTRNMASGSNYVQVDVERLGPTDYRLKVNDAGLHPEFFGALCHFGTLTTGVQGLTTVVEAHAPPSATYRIRW; encoded by the coding sequence GTGAGTCCGCAGGACGAAGTCGTGTTCGGTCACACGGTGGAGGGCCTGCTGGTGGCCCTGGAGGGGCATCTGGACGCCCCGCTCCGAGCGAAGTTGAAGGACGCGGGCCTGGACGTGGACCGGAAGCGGACGCCCGCGTATCCCAAGATGCAGTGGTACCAGTGGCTGCGGATCTCCGCGGAGGCGCTCTTCCCGGGCGTCCCCATCGGGCAGGCGCATTGGCAGTTGGGAGAGCGCTTCATCGACGCCTACTTCTCCACGAGCATGGGGCGCGCGTTGCAGGCCGTGCTGAAGATCCTGGGCCCCGCGCGCACGCTGGAGCGCACCACGCGCAACATGGCCTCCGGCAGCAACTACGTGCAGGTGGACGTGGAGCGGCTGGGCCCCACGGACTACCGGCTGAAGGTGAATGACGCCGGCCTCCACCCGGAGTTCTTCGGCGCCCTCTGTCACTTCGGGACGCTGACCACCGGCGTGCAGGGGCTCACCACCGTGGTGGAGGCCCACGCGCCGCCCTCCGCGACGTACCGGATCCGCTGGTAG
- a CDS encoding serine/threonine-protein kinase has product MSHPSSCQTSPRTDAPDADTSPGMEPEVVGRRYRILDLLGRGGAGTVWRAQDGLSGPVALKRLHKTVADLARRPGRGTPSAFATQGMALSLAHEFQTLVSLRHPHVIRVLDYGFDAEGRPYLAMDLLEDARTLVEAGTDAPLVTQVGLLIQTLQALAYLHRRGIIHRDLKPANVLVVRGQVKVLDFGLAVGRDQQGPRAQPAGTPGYLAPELFEDQPPSERTDLFGFGAMACQMFFGRLPHAGQVFATPGFPPALKALLEQLVAPEAHRRPRDAESVITALSAAVGQPPPAESAATRESFLQSARFVGRAAELEHLTEVLDTALAGQGGAWLIGGESGVGKSRLLEEVRSLALVRGAVVLRGQAVDTGGLPYQEWRAVLRWLPMLAELSDREASVLRPLVPDLDALVGREVLAAPELDADMAQLRLHQTVEDIFGRLPQPTVVILEDLHQAHAESLQLLAQLAARAPGLPLLLLASFRDDEAPQLPERLSGTRMRKLHRLNAEEIAQLGESMLGAVGRRPDVVELLRRESEGNPFLLVEVVRALAEEAGGLDRLGAVALPQRVWAGGMRALVHRRLEKVPREARELLDVAALLGRELDLAVLERAASGVDVEAWLTDCAAAAVLDVADGRWRFAHDKLRERLLEDLSPSVRPTLHRRAAQALEAAHPMGHSAALSYHWGQAGDAAREAHHARIAGEEALSVGACREALPLLTRALAVAPQATPLEQGRVEALLAEARFQLGDLEAFRVHAESALAHFGWRVPSSSVAWVLGTVGQVLSRLAQSARPDAFVDDSRRRRESRRVAGRLLMRLTDAFIYAQEALPVLWSGLRMLNLCEPAGPTPELARGYTVMAVVAGTVPVHSVADAWVKRAQEVAESVGRPSDLAYVLNRNAVCAVYQARWQDVEAWLQRATAIVDSVGDLRLAEECRALLTVSAMYRGQFARGLPLMDWLEASAVRRGSAQTQHWAQHYRAHMLLRLGEHARARVALEPALAWTEAHGGATDRIITDGTLALLCLREGDAAGARAAAEKALVRLAAGKPVAHFVYFGATAVAEVLFTLLARETPGPGLQALTHSARAARHEVERFAKVFPFGEPSAWLWRGCEAWLAGKHGKAFRAWRRCIEASEERGTPYEAARARLEWARHLPADDAERAELLRRAAEDFTRLGAREDLARTLAEQGTAG; this is encoded by the coding sequence ATGTCTCACCCATCTTCCTGCCAGACCTCCCCCCGGACGGATGCTCCGGACGCCGACACGTCTCCGGGCATGGAGCCGGAAGTGGTGGGCCGTCGCTACCGCATCCTCGACCTGCTGGGGCGCGGCGGCGCCGGCACCGTGTGGCGCGCCCAGGACGGCCTGTCCGGCCCTGTGGCCCTCAAGCGGCTGCACAAGACGGTGGCGGACCTGGCGCGGCGGCCCGGCCGGGGCACCCCTTCCGCCTTCGCCACGCAGGGCATGGCGCTGTCGCTGGCTCATGAGTTCCAGACGCTGGTGTCGCTGCGCCACCCGCACGTCATCCGCGTGCTCGACTACGGCTTCGACGCCGAGGGCCGGCCCTACCTGGCCATGGACCTGTTGGAGGACGCGCGCACGCTGGTGGAGGCCGGCACGGACGCGCCCCTGGTGACGCAGGTGGGGCTGCTCATCCAGACGCTCCAGGCGCTCGCGTACCTGCACCGGCGCGGCATCATCCACCGCGACCTCAAGCCCGCGAACGTGCTGGTGGTGCGCGGCCAGGTGAAGGTGCTGGACTTCGGCCTCGCCGTGGGGCGCGACCAGCAGGGCCCCCGCGCGCAGCCCGCGGGCACCCCGGGCTACCTGGCCCCGGAGCTCTTCGAGGACCAGCCCCCGTCCGAGCGGACCGACCTGTTCGGCTTTGGCGCCATGGCGTGCCAGATGTTCTTCGGCCGGCTGCCCCACGCGGGCCAGGTGTTCGCGACGCCGGGCTTCCCGCCCGCGCTCAAGGCCCTGCTGGAGCAGCTGGTGGCGCCGGAGGCCCACCGCCGGCCGCGCGACGCGGAGTCCGTCATCACCGCGCTGAGCGCCGCCGTGGGCCAGCCCCCACCCGCCGAGTCCGCCGCCACGCGCGAGAGCTTCCTCCAGTCCGCGCGCTTCGTGGGCCGCGCGGCGGAGCTGGAGCACCTGACGGAGGTGCTCGACACGGCGCTCGCGGGCCAGGGCGGCGCGTGGCTCATCGGCGGAGAGAGCGGCGTGGGCAAGTCGCGCCTCCTGGAAGAGGTGCGCTCGCTGGCGCTGGTGCGCGGCGCGGTGGTGCTGCGCGGCCAGGCGGTGGACACCGGCGGCCTGCCCTACCAGGAGTGGCGCGCCGTGCTGCGCTGGTTGCCCATGCTCGCGGAGCTCTCCGACCGAGAGGCGAGCGTGCTCCGGCCGCTGGTGCCGGACCTGGACGCGCTCGTGGGCCGCGAGGTGCTCGCCGCGCCGGAGCTGGACGCGGACATGGCGCAGCTGCGCCTGCACCAGACGGTGGAGGACATCTTCGGCCGCCTGCCGCAGCCCACCGTGGTCATCCTGGAGGACCTGCACCAGGCGCACGCGGAGTCCCTCCAGCTCCTCGCGCAGCTCGCGGCGAGGGCGCCGGGGCTGCCGCTGCTCCTGCTCGCGAGCTTCCGCGACGACGAGGCCCCGCAGCTGCCGGAGCGCCTGTCCGGCACCCGCATGCGGAAGCTGCACCGGCTGAACGCGGAGGAGATCGCCCAGCTGGGCGAGTCCATGCTGGGCGCTGTCGGCCGCCGGCCGGACGTGGTGGAGCTGCTGCGCCGCGAGTCGGAGGGCAACCCCTTCCTGCTGGTGGAGGTGGTGCGCGCGCTGGCGGAGGAGGCGGGCGGCCTGGACCGGCTGGGCGCCGTCGCGCTGCCCCAGCGCGTGTGGGCGGGCGGCATGCGCGCGCTCGTGCATCGCCGGCTGGAGAAGGTGCCCCGCGAGGCGCGGGAGCTGTTGGACGTGGCGGCGCTGCTCGGCCGGGAGCTGGACCTGGCGGTGCTGGAGCGGGCCGCGTCCGGCGTGGACGTGGAGGCGTGGCTCACCGACTGCGCGGCGGCGGCGGTGCTGGACGTGGCGGACGGGCGCTGGCGCTTCGCCCACGACAAGCTGCGCGAACGGCTGCTGGAGGACCTGTCCCCGTCCGTCCGCCCCACGCTCCACCGGCGCGCGGCCCAGGCGCTGGAGGCGGCCCACCCCATGGGCCACTCCGCGGCGCTGTCGTACCACTGGGGCCAGGCCGGGGACGCGGCGCGCGAGGCGCACCACGCGCGCATCGCCGGCGAGGAGGCGCTGTCGGTGGGCGCGTGCCGGGAGGCGCTGCCGCTGCTCACGCGGGCGCTGGCGGTGGCGCCCCAGGCCACGCCGCTGGAGCAGGGGCGCGTGGAGGCGCTGCTGGCGGAGGCCCGCTTCCAGCTGGGCGACCTGGAGGCCTTCCGCGTGCACGCGGAGTCCGCGCTCGCGCACTTCGGCTGGCGCGTGCCCTCGTCGAGCGTGGCGTGGGTGCTGGGCACGGTGGGGCAGGTGCTGTCGCGGCTCGCGCAGAGCGCCCGGCCGGACGCGTTCGTGGATGACTCCCGGCGGCGCCGGGAGTCGCGGCGGGTGGCGGGCCGGCTCCTGATGCGGCTCACCGACGCGTTCATCTACGCGCAGGAGGCGCTGCCGGTGCTCTGGAGCGGCCTGCGCATGCTCAACCTGTGCGAGCCCGCCGGGCCCACGCCGGAGCTGGCGCGCGGCTACACGGTGATGGCGGTGGTGGCGGGCACGGTGCCGGTGCACAGCGTGGCGGACGCGTGGGTGAAGCGCGCGCAGGAGGTGGCCGAGAGCGTGGGCCGCCCGTCGGACCTGGCCTACGTGCTCAACCGCAACGCCGTGTGCGCGGTGTACCAGGCGCGCTGGCAGGACGTGGAGGCGTGGCTTCAGCGGGCGACGGCCATCGTGGACTCGGTGGGCGACCTGCGGCTGGCGGAGGAGTGCCGCGCGCTGCTCACCGTGTCCGCCATGTACCGGGGCCAGTTCGCGCGGGGCCTGCCGCTGATGGACTGGCTGGAGGCGTCCGCGGTGCGGCGGGGCTCGGCGCAGACGCAGCACTGGGCCCAGCATTACCGCGCCCACATGCTGTTGCGGCTGGGCGAGCACGCGCGGGCCCGCGTGGCGCTGGAGCCGGCGCTCGCGTGGACGGAGGCGCACGGCGGGGCCACCGACCGCATCATCACGGACGGCACGCTGGCGCTGTTGTGCCTGCGCGAAGGCGACGCGGCGGGCGCGCGCGCGGCGGCGGAGAAGGCGCTGGTGCGGCTGGCGGCGGGCAAGCCGGTGGCGCACTTCGTCTACTTCGGCGCGACGGCGGTGGCGGAGGTGCTGTTCACGCTCCTCGCCCGCGAGACGCCCGGGCCCGGGTTGCAGGCGCTCACGCACAGCGCCCGGGCCGCGCGCCACGAGGTGGAGCGCTTCGCGAAGGTGTTCCCCTTCGGCGAGCCGTCCGCGTGGCTGTGGCGCGGCTGCGAGGCGTGGCTCGCGGGGAAGCACGGCAAGGCCTTCCGCGCGTGGCGGCGCTGCATCGAGGCGTCGGAGGAGCGCGGGACGCCCTACGAGGCGGCGCGCGCGCGGCTGGAGTGGGCGCGGCACCTGCCCGCGGACGACGCCGAGCGCGCGGAGCTGCTGCGCCGGGCGGCGGAGGACTTCACGCGGCTGGGGGCGCGCGAGGACCTGGCGCGCACCCTGGCCGAACAGGGGACGGCAGGGTGA
- a CDS encoding 3-keto-5-aminohexanoate cleavage protein, with product MDGATRGFIPRMLLKVCLNGARAAADHPRLPVTPEALARDAAACHAAGAGAFHVHPRAAHGGESLDAVDIAVAVSDIRHACPGVPVGVSTGAWILPDVEARHARISSWKSLSARTRPDFASVNLSEPGWESIADALLDAGIGVEAGVWFPEDVLRLAAWPRASECLRILVETQSPQPEAACQEARTRVELLRATGLTSPLLVHGSEGGAWAVLAWAGCHGFDSRIGLEDTLVLPDGQRAEDNAALVSAAIQALRGR from the coding sequence GTGGACGGCGCCACTCGTGGCTTCATCCCGCGCATGCTGCTCAAGGTCTGCCTCAACGGAGCCCGCGCGGCCGCGGATCATCCCCGGCTGCCCGTCACCCCCGAAGCGCTCGCGCGCGACGCGGCCGCGTGTCACGCCGCGGGCGCGGGCGCGTTCCACGTGCATCCGCGAGCAGCGCACGGCGGCGAGTCCCTGGACGCGGTGGACATCGCCGTCGCGGTGTCCGACATCCGCCACGCCTGTCCGGGCGTGCCCGTGGGCGTCAGCACCGGCGCGTGGATCCTCCCGGACGTGGAGGCCCGCCACGCGCGGATCTCCAGCTGGAAGAGCCTGTCCGCCAGGACCCGGCCCGACTTCGCCTCCGTCAACCTGTCCGAGCCGGGCTGGGAGTCCATCGCGGACGCGCTGCTCGACGCGGGCATCGGCGTGGAGGCCGGCGTGTGGTTCCCGGAGGACGTGCTCCGGCTGGCCGCGTGGCCCCGTGCCTCGGAGTGCCTGCGCATCCTCGTGGAGACGCAGTCCCCCCAGCCGGAGGCCGCGTGTCAGGAGGCGAGGACGCGGGTGGAGCTGCTGCGCGCCACGGGGCTCACATCGCCCCTGCTCGTGCACGGCTCCGAGGGCGGCGCGTGGGCCGTGCTCGCGTGGGCAGGGTGCCACGGCTTCGACTCGCGCATTGGGCTGGAGGACACGCTCGTGCTCCCGGATGGCCAGCGCGCGGAGGACAACGCCGCGCTCGTGTCCGCGGCCATCCAGGCCCTGCGCGGCCGGTGA
- a CDS encoding SDR family NAD(P)-dependent oxidoreductase, which yields MHEPPPAGGSPPAVEGDPPAPAWALILGASSGTGAAIAEAVARKPGLNVFGVHRGRYPDTARELETRVRDLGRDVHLRQADASTPEAAEAGADELLQRAGPRGVKLFVHAIAGASVGRFLSEGPDRLHPRRIQRTFDCMAHSFVYWTQALVKRDLLAPDARLLGLQNPLDETHLGNTGLISAAKAALEMYVRHLAMELGPKGHRVNLLKFGTVMTPALRHVYSPEALARLDERHAAMTPAGRMATLDDVARFVTVLVGDDAAWFNGATIDFTGGMTLRLLDLVLNP from the coding sequence ATGCACGAGCCCCCCCCAGCAGGCGGATCCCCTCCCGCGGTCGAGGGGGACCCGCCGGCCCCTGCGTGGGCGCTCATCCTGGGCGCATCCTCCGGCACGGGCGCGGCCATCGCGGAGGCCGTCGCGCGCAAGCCGGGCCTGAACGTCTTCGGCGTACACCGGGGCCGCTATCCGGACACCGCGCGCGAACTGGAGACCCGCGTGCGGGACCTGGGCCGTGACGTGCACCTGCGCCAGGCGGATGCCTCCACGCCCGAGGCCGCCGAGGCCGGCGCGGACGAGCTGCTCCAGCGCGCGGGCCCGCGCGGCGTGAAGCTGTTCGTGCACGCCATCGCCGGCGCGTCCGTGGGGCGCTTCCTGTCGGAAGGCCCGGACCGGCTGCACCCGCGCCGCATCCAGCGCACGTTCGACTGCATGGCGCACTCGTTCGTGTACTGGACGCAGGCCCTGGTGAAGCGCGACCTGCTGGCCCCGGACGCGCGCCTCCTGGGCTTGCAGAACCCGCTGGATGAAACGCACCTGGGCAACACCGGCCTCATCAGCGCCGCCAAGGCCGCGCTGGAGATGTACGTGCGCCACCTCGCCATGGAGCTCGGCCCGAAGGGCCACCGCGTCAACCTGCTCAAGTTCGGCACGGTGATGACGCCCGCGCTGCGCCACGTCTATTCGCCGGAGGCGCTGGCCCGGCTGGACGAGCGCCACGCCGCCATGACCCCCGCGGGGCGCATGGCCACGCTGGACGACGTGGCCCGCTTCGTCACCGTGCTCGTGGGGGATGACGCCGCGTGGTTCAACGGCGCCACCATCGACTTCACGGGCGGCATGACGCTGCGGCTGCTGGACCTGGTGCTCAACCCGTGA
- a CDS encoding methyltransferase domain-containing protein, producing the protein MMRVQDVALLACPDCRGPLVWHGQSEDDRLDEGRLLCARCGETWEVADGLARLYREDRVQGTDRLMRHFYDGLPALHDPLTAVLTPLFQSVSESRMRDGYMRRLELGSLKARDDGQPVRVLEVGVGAGANLPRIQGALPPGLPVEVWGLDLSTGMLAQCEKRLRKGRGMQDTRLLVADAHALPFQDALFDRVFHVGGIGSYRQPAVALREMARVARPGTPLVVVDEQLDAAFRPSLFQRAAFRALTFYTREAKSPRALLPGGAVGVIEEQVSPFYYCLTFRVPAAVTG; encoded by the coding sequence ATGATGCGAGTGCAGGACGTGGCGCTCCTGGCCTGCCCGGATTGCCGGGGCCCGCTGGTGTGGCACGGGCAGAGCGAGGACGACCGGCTGGACGAGGGACGCCTGCTCTGTGCCCGCTGCGGCGAGACGTGGGAGGTGGCGGACGGGCTCGCCCGCCTGTACCGCGAGGACCGCGTGCAGGGCACGGACCGCCTGATGCGCCACTTCTATGACGGGCTGCCCGCCCTGCACGACCCGCTGACGGCGGTGCTCACGCCGCTGTTCCAGTCCGTCTCCGAGTCGCGGATGCGCGACGGCTACATGCGCCGGCTGGAGCTGGGCTCGCTGAAGGCCCGCGACGACGGGCAGCCCGTGCGCGTGCTGGAGGTGGGCGTGGGCGCGGGCGCGAACCTGCCGCGCATCCAGGGCGCGCTGCCGCCCGGCCTGCCCGTGGAGGTGTGGGGCCTGGACCTGAGCACCGGCATGCTGGCGCAGTGCGAGAAGCGGCTGCGCAAGGGGCGGGGCATGCAGGACACGCGCCTGCTCGTCGCGGACGCGCACGCGCTCCCGTTCCAGGATGCCCTGTTCGACCGCGTCTTCCACGTCGGAGGCATCGGGAGCTACCGCCAGCCCGCGGTGGCGCTGCGGGAGATGGCGCGCGTGGCCCGGCCCGGCACGCCGCTGGTGGTGGTGGACGAGCAGCTGGACGCGGCCTTCCGCCCGTCGCTGTTCCAGCGCGCCGCCTTCCGCGCCCTCACGTTCTACACGCGCGAGGCGAAGAGCCCCCGCGCGCTGCTGCCCGGGGGTGCCGTCGGTGTCATCGAGGAACAGGTGTCACCGTTCTACTACTGCCTCACGTTCCGCGTTCCGGCGGCCGTCACGGGTTGA
- a CDS encoding DUF2378 family protein: MRRLEQVVFGHTVEGLLGALEGHLDAPLRARLKRVGLDLEQELEPAYPREQWHQMVSLAAEALFPNLSPHQSHWLLGQRFLTAYFSTRMGRALQAVLKILGPARALERTARNLASGSNFLSVDVERLAGTDYRLMVSHGSDRPEFIGALCHFGTLTTGVKGLTTVVEAHASPSATYRMRW; this comes from the coding sequence ATGCGTCGCCTGGAACAGGTCGTGTTCGGCCACACGGTGGAAGGACTGCTGGGGGCCCTGGAGGGGCATCTGGATGCCCCGCTCCGGGCCCGCTTGAAGCGCGTGGGGCTGGACCTGGAGCAGGAGCTGGAGCCCGCCTATCCCCGGGAGCAATGGCACCAGATGGTGTCCCTGGCCGCGGAGGCGCTCTTCCCCAACCTGTCGCCGCACCAGTCGCACTGGCTGCTGGGACAGCGGTTCCTCACGGCCTACTTCTCCACCCGCATGGGGCGCGCGCTGCAGGCCGTGCTGAAGATCCTGGGCCCCGCCCGCGCGCTGGAGCGCACCGCGCGCAACCTGGCCTCCGGCAGCAACTTCCTGAGCGTGGACGTGGAGCGCCTGGCCGGCACCGACTACCGGCTGATGGTGAGCCATGGCAGCGACCGCCCGGAGTTCATCGGAGCCCTGTGCCACTTCGGGACGCTGACCACCGGCGTGAAGGGGCTCACCACCGTGGTGGAGGCCCACGCGTCGCCCTCCGCGACGTACCGGATGCGCTGGTGA
- the gor gene encoding glutathione-disulfide reductase, giving the protein MAGYDFDLFTLGAGSGGVAASRRAGASGAKVAICEEGRVGGTCVLRGCVPKKLLVYAAHYRYDMEDAAGYGWAVNGPALDWKKLQAAKAKELDRLTGIYGRLLRDAGVTLVQGRGRVVDPHTVEVEGKRYTAERILVATGGRPHLPQVTGIEHALTSEQALELPELPRRVAVVGGGYIGVEFAGIFAALGVKVTMLIRGDTVLRGFDNDIRAALTQEMRKKGVDIRPETFVQDIEKRADGTLSLLTRMGDTLEVDAVLYSTGRVPNTQGLGLEEAGVKLNERGAVVVDAQSRSSVESIYAVGDVTDRINLTPVAIAEGRAMVETLYRNNPVTMDHENVPSAVFSQPPVGTVGLTEREAIERYGKVDVYVSSFRPMKHTLTGRDERSMMKVVVERGTERVLGFHMVGADAPEIIQGLAVALKCGVTKKQLDATVGIHPTAAEEFVTLRDKRPDPAESATMLELGREVVATPPGDQRK; this is encoded by the coding sequence ATGGCGGGCTACGACTTCGACTTGTTCACATTGGGTGCGGGGTCGGGCGGGGTGGCGGCCAGCCGGCGCGCGGGGGCCTCCGGGGCGAAGGTGGCCATCTGCGAGGAGGGGCGCGTGGGCGGCACGTGCGTGCTGCGCGGGTGCGTGCCCAAGAAGCTGCTCGTGTACGCGGCGCACTACCGCTACGACATGGAGGACGCCGCGGGCTACGGCTGGGCGGTGAACGGTCCCGCGCTGGACTGGAAGAAGCTCCAGGCGGCAAAGGCGAAGGAGCTGGACCGGCTGACGGGCATCTACGGGCGGCTGTTGCGTGACGCGGGCGTGACGCTGGTGCAGGGCCGGGGCCGGGTGGTGGACCCGCACACGGTGGAGGTCGAGGGGAAGCGCTACACGGCGGAGCGCATCCTGGTGGCCACGGGCGGCCGTCCCCACCTGCCGCAGGTGACGGGCATCGAGCACGCGCTCACGTCGGAGCAGGCGCTGGAGCTGCCCGAGCTGCCGCGCCGGGTGGCGGTGGTGGGAGGCGGCTACATCGGCGTCGAGTTCGCGGGCATCTTCGCGGCGCTGGGCGTGAAGGTGACGATGTTGATTCGCGGCGACACGGTGTTGCGGGGCTTCGACAACGACATCCGCGCGGCGCTGACGCAGGAGATGCGCAAGAAGGGCGTGGACATCCGTCCGGAGACCTTCGTCCAGGACATCGAGAAGCGCGCGGACGGCACGCTGAGCCTGCTGACGCGCATGGGGGACACGCTGGAGGTGGACGCGGTGCTGTACTCCACCGGCCGAGTGCCCAACACGCAGGGACTGGGGTTGGAGGAGGCGGGCGTGAAGCTGAACGAGCGCGGCGCGGTGGTGGTGGACGCGCAGTCACGTTCATCGGTGGAGAGCATCTACGCGGTGGGGGACGTGACGGACCGGATCAACCTCACGCCGGTGGCCATCGCGGAGGGACGGGCGATGGTGGAGACGCTGTATCGGAACAACCCGGTGACGATGGACCACGAGAACGTGCCGTCCGCGGTGTTCAGCCAGCCGCCGGTGGGCACGGTGGGGCTCACGGAGCGCGAGGCCATCGAGCGGTACGGCAAGGTGGACGTCTACGTCTCCAGCTTCCGGCCCATGAAGCACACGCTGACGGGCCGTGACGAGCGGTCGATGATGAAGGTGGTGGTGGAGCGAGGCACGGAGCGGGTGCTGGGCTTCCACATGGTGGGGGCGGACGCGCCGGAGATCATCCAGGGCCTGGCGGTGGCGCTGAAGTGCGGCGTGACGAAGAAGCAGCTCGACGCCACGGTGGGCATCCACCCCACGGCGGCGGAGGAGTTCGTCACGCTGCGGGACAAGCGCCCGGATCCGGCGGAGAGCGCCACGATGCTGGAGCTGGGACGCGAGGTGGTGGCGACTCCGCCGGGGGATCAGCGCAAGTAG
- a CDS encoding lysophospholipid acyltransferase family protein has translation MRSATAAAARAAWLTTFRLLQGYHRYEVVNLEPLLRPGAKLLVGYHGRPLALDLCMLTVTLHDHLGYLPHGIAHGAFDRIPGMRQVADGLGFVTGDGPLLAEAVKKGEHVLVQPGGTREGCRDFRHRYRVDWGERLGYLRLAVRYGLPIVPIAGHGMDDAYVGLNDGYAWGKRVGMPGRLPLWLGVGATGLWPLSLPFPVKMTQWVGEPLTTHLAPGFDAEDRQSLLTVHREVTGAVQALLDAARPGCPPVRPDTGE, from the coding sequence GTGAGGTCCGCGACGGCGGCGGCGGCGCGGGCCGCGTGGCTGACGACGTTCCGGCTGCTCCAGGGCTACCACCGCTACGAGGTGGTGAACCTGGAGCCGCTGCTGCGCCCCGGCGCGAAGCTGCTGGTGGGCTACCACGGGCGGCCCCTGGCGCTGGACCTGTGCATGCTGACGGTGACGCTGCACGACCACCTGGGCTACCTGCCGCACGGCATCGCGCACGGCGCGTTCGACCGCATCCCCGGCATGCGGCAGGTGGCGGACGGGCTGGGCTTCGTCACGGGTGACGGCCCGCTGTTGGCGGAGGCGGTGAAGAAGGGCGAGCACGTGCTGGTGCAGCCGGGGGGCACGCGCGAGGGCTGCCGCGACTTCCGGCACCGCTACCGCGTGGACTGGGGCGAGCGGCTGGGCTACCTGCGCCTGGCCGTGCGCTACGGGCTGCCCATCGTGCCCATCGCGGGCCACGGCATGGACGACGCCTACGTGGGCCTGAATGACGGCTACGCGTGGGGCAAGCGCGTGGGGATGCCGGGCCGGCTGCCGCTGTGGCTGGGCGTGGGCGCCACGGGCCTGTGGCCGCTGTCCCTGCCCTTCCCCGTGAAGATGACCCAGTGGGTCGGAGAACCGTTGACGACCCATCTGGCCCCGGGGTTCGACGCGGAGGACCGGCAGTCACTGCTCACGGTGCACCGCGAGGTGACGGGCGCGGTGCAGGCCCTGCTGGACGCGGCGCGGCCCGGGTGCCCTCCAGTCCGACCGGATACGGGCGAGTGA
- a CDS encoding 3-oxoacyl-ACP synthase III family protein, translated as MIPVRILGTASVLPGPPVTTAEVCARVGRDAAEVERKTGIRTRHFAPEGTRAADLGARALRGALEAAGLPATALRRILFVSSMGGDVTTPANGSRVAAALGLSGSCDAMDVGNACMGFLSAFDLAARSVATGLGPVGVVSVELLSRTTRPEDPRPYLVLGDAAAAAVLGEARPGEGVLGVALGNDGTLPPDVVLENPHQTGGREHMRFLTPARDMTRVALGALTRAASTVLQGAGLTVADMEWVLTHQPNGSMLAAILQALGVPAEKSVTVVDTVGSVGSASLGTGLDRLWRTRPVKPGDRVLMVGVGAGVAHGAVLYRVGG; from the coding sequence GTGATTCCAGTCCGCATCCTGGGCACCGCGAGCGTGCTGCCCGGGCCGCCGGTGACGACCGCGGAGGTGTGCGCGCGCGTGGGCCGCGACGCGGCGGAGGTGGAGCGCAAGACGGGCATCCGCACGCGGCACTTCGCGCCGGAGGGCACGCGCGCGGCGGACCTGGGGGCCCGGGCCCTGCGGGGCGCACTGGAGGCGGCGGGGCTTCCGGCGACGGCGCTCCGGCGCATCCTCTTCGTGTCGTCCATGGGCGGGGACGTCACCACGCCGGCCAACGGCAGCCGGGTGGCGGCGGCGCTGGGGTTGTCGGGGTCGTGCGACGCGATGGACGTGGGCAACGCGTGCATGGGGTTCTTGAGCGCGTTCGACCTGGCGGCGCGCTCGGTGGCGACGGGGCTGGGGCCGGTGGGCGTGGTGTCCGTGGAGCTGCTGTCGCGCACCACGCGGCCCGAGGACCCGCGGCCCTACCTGGTGCTGGGCGACGCGGCGGCGGCGGCGGTGCTGGGCGAGGCGCGGCCCGGCGAGGGCGTGCTGGGAGTGGCGCTCGGCAACGACGGCACGCTGCCCCCGGACGTCGTCCTGGAGAACCCGCACCAGACGGGCGGGCGCGAACACATGCGCTTCCTCACGCCCGCGCGGGACATGACGCGCGTGGCGTTGGGGGCGCTGACGCGCGCGGCGTCGACGGTGCTCCAGGGCGCGGGGCTGACGGTGGCGGACATGGAGTGGGTGCTCACGCATCAGCCGAACGGGAGCATGCTGGCGGCCATCCTCCAGGCGCTGGGGGTGCCTGCGGAGAAGAGCGTGACGGTGGTGGACACGGTGGGCAGCGTGGGCTCCGCGTCGCTGGGCACGGGGCTGGACAGGCTGTGGCGCACGCGGCCGGTGAAGCCTGGGGACCGCGTGTTGATGGTGGGCGTGGGCGCGGGCGTGGCGCACGGCGCGGTGCTGTACCGGGTGGGCGGGTGA